Proteins encoded together in one Gadus chalcogrammus isolate NIFS_2021 chromosome 18, NIFS_Gcha_1.0, whole genome shotgun sequence window:
- the LOC130371728 gene encoding protein shisa-6 yields the protein MGIQHLLLLLIYLDPLCVLGAAPGGGKKVANKVPKKSAKPKDAANNITSAAVPTAASQKNVPLSTAASNHDTCLGYYDVSGQYDKQFVCNNTNHRFCCGTCYLRFCCEYKKDRLDQKACRNYHSPDWVQTPSPAPVPTGETYDPSMDQTNTAVYITCGIIAFIIVLGVSAKVAYDKATEPPQEMNIHR from the coding sequence ATGGGGATACAGCACCTTTTACTTCTGCTCATATACCTGGACCCGCTGTGCGTGCTGGGCGCTGCCCCCGGCGGCGGGAAAAAGGTGGCCAACAAGGTGCCCAAAAAGAGCGCGAAACCCAAAGACGCAGCAAACAACATCACCTCCGCGGCGGTTCCAACCGCGGCGTCGCAGAAGAACGTGCCCCTGTCGACGGCCGCCAGCAACCACGACACATGCCTGGGCTACTACGACGTGAGCGGCCAGTATGACAAACAGTTTGTGTGCAACAACACGAACCACCGCTTCTGCTGCGGGACCTGCTACCTGCGCTTCTGCTGCGAGTACAAGAAGGACCGGCTTGACCAAAAAGCATGCCGGAACTACCACTCGCCCGACTGGGTGCAGACGCCGTCCCCGGCGCCCGTCCCGACGGGGGAGACGTACGACCCGAGCATGGACCAGACGAACACCGCGGTGTACATCACGTGTGGGATCATTGCCTTCATTATAGTGCTCGGCGTGTCGGCCAAAGTTGCCTACGACAAAGCCACGGAACCGCCTCAGGAGATGAATATTCATAGGTGA